The window GGCGGCGCGACCACGCGCACCTGCTCGATGCGGTGCCGGTCGACCTCCATCACGGTGAACTCCCACCCGTGTTCTTCAAGCGATTCCCCGGCGACCGGGATGTGTCCGAGGCGGGCGAGCAGGAAACCGGCGAGCGTCTCGTACGGCCCCTCGGGCAGCCGGAACCCGGTCTGCTCGTGCACCTCGTCCTCCCGGAGCAGCCCGTCGACCAGGAACGTCTTCTCCCCACCGGGGGCGGTCAGCTCCTGGGTACCGGTCTCGGCGAGGTCGATGTCGTACTCGTCGGCGATCTCCCCGACCAGCTCCTCGATCAGGTCCTCGATGGTGACGACACCGTCGGTGCCGCCGTACTCGTCGACCACGATGGCCAGGTCGGCGCCCGCCGTACGCAGCACTTCGAGCACCTTGTCGAGGTTGAGGCTCTCCGGCACCAGGACCGGTTCCCGGGCGAGGGTGGAGACGCGTGTCGCGGCCCGTCGCTCGGGTGGCACGCCCAGGGCGTCGTTCACCCCGACCACTCCGGTGACGACGTCGAGCGTGCTCTCGTACACCGGGAATCGAGTGTGTCCGGTTTCTCGCGCCACTGTGATGAGGTCCGCGACGCTCGCGGTGGTCTTGAGCCCGACGACGTCGACACGTGGCGTCATCGCCTTGGCCGCCCGTTTCTCGCCGAACCGGATGGTCCGGCGCAGCAGGGTGGCGGTTTCGGTGGGCAGCGCGCCGGCCGAGGCGCTGATCGCGGCGAGCAGGCCGAGCTCCTCGGGGGAGCGGGCACTGGCCAGCTCCTCCTGCGGCTCGATGCCGAGGCGACGGACCAGCCAGTTCGCGGTGCCGTTGAGCGCGGCGATCAGCCATTTGAAGACGATCGAGAAGGTACGCAGAGGTGCGGCCGTGCGCAGCGCGATCCCCATCGGGCGGGCCAGCGCCGCGTTCTTCGGCACCAGCTCACCGAAGAGCATGGAGAGCAGGGTGGCCACGACCAGGGCGAGCACATGGGTCACGGTGTCGGTGGAGTCGCCGGCGACCGGTTCCACCAGGGGGATGAAGAGCTCCGACAGGGCCGGCTCGGCAAGGTATCCGGTGAGCAACGCGGTGAGGGTGATGCCCAGCTGCGCGCCGGAGAGCTGGAAGGAGAGCTCCCGCAGGGCGGTCTGCACCCGGCGCGCCTGGCGGTCACCCGCGGTGGCGCGTGTGTCGATCTCCACCCGATCGACTGTCACCAACCCGAACTCGGCCGCCACGAAAAACGCGTTGCCCGCCGTGAGCAGCGCAAACGCCACCAACGGGAGCACCGCGGTCAGGAACAGCCCGTCCATGATCGCTTCACCTCGGACCTCATTGTGCCGGACTCGGGCCATTCGCCACCAACCGTGCGGTCACGCCCCGGGCGGAAACGACAGTGGCCGGCAGCTGAGCTGCCGGCCACTGACCATCAGAACGATCAGGCTTCCTGTTTCAGCGAGCGGAGCAGGACCGTGGCCACGTCGACCACCTCGACCTCCTCCTGCTTGCCCTTACCGGTGACGCCGTCGCCGATCATCGTGTAGCAGAACGGACATCCGACCGCGATCGTCTTCGCCCCGGTGGCCAGGGCTTCCTCGGTGCGCTCGACGTTGATCCGCTTGCCGATCCGCTCCTCCATCCACATCCGGGCGCCACCGGCACCGCAGCAGAAGGAGCGCTCCTGGTTACGTGGCATCTCGACCAGGTTCGCCGCCTCGCCGAGTACCTCGCGGGGCGCGTCGAAGACCCGGTTGTGCCGGCCCAGGTAGCAGGGGTCGTGGTAGGTCACGTCACCGTCGATCGGCTGGACCGGAGTGAGCTTGCCCTCCTTCACGAGGTGCGCGAGCAGCTGCGTGTGGTGCACGACCTCGACTTCGAGGCCGAGTTGCTCGTACTCGTTGCCGAGGGTGTTGAAGCAGTGCGGGCACGTCGCGACGATCTTCTTGGACTTCTGGCCCTCGAAGGCCTCGGTCAGCGTCTCGACGTTCTGCTGGGCGAGCATCTGGAAGATGAACTCGTTGCCGATCCGCCGGGCCGGGTCGCCGGTGCAGGTCTCGCCCTCGCCGAGGATGGCGTATTTCACACCGGCCTCGTTGAGGAGCGTCGCGACCGCGCGGGTGGTCTTCTTGGCCCGGTCCTCGAAGGCGCCGGCGCAACCCACCCAGAAGAGGTAGTCGAAGTCCTCGACCTCGCCCACCCGTGGCACCTCGAAGTCCAGCCCCTTGGTCCAGTCCTCACGGGTGTTCTGCGGGGCGCCCCACGGGTTGCCCTTGTTCTCCAGGTTGCGCAGCATCACGCCGGCTTCGGAGGGGAAGCTCGACTCGATCAGCACCTGGTAGCGGCGCATGTCGACGATGTGGTCGATGTGCTCGATGTCGACCGGGCACTGCTCGACGCAGGCGCCACAGGTGGTGCAGGACCAGAGCACGTCCGGATCGATGACGCCGTTCTCGTCGACGCCGCCGATCAGCGGGCGGTCGGCCTCGGCCAGGGCCAGGACGTCCATGTGGGCGAGCTGGGCCTCGGTGGCCTTCTCCTCACCCATCAGATCCTTACCGCCTCCGGCGAGGAGATAAGGGGCTTTGGCGTACGCGTGATCGCGCAACGACAGCACGAGAAGCTTGGGTGACAGCGGCTTGGCGGTGTTCCAGGCCGGGCACTGCGACTGGCAGCGGCCGCACTCGGTGCAGGTGGAGAAGTCGAGCAGGCCCTTCCAGGTGAACTGCTCGACCTGGTTGACACCGAAGAGGTCCTTCTCCGGGTCGGCTTCCTCGAAGTCGAGCGGCTTCCCCTCGCTCATCATCGGCTTCAGCGCACCGAGACCGGAACCGGCCGGCTTCTCCGGGCTGCGCTTGAAGTAGATGTTGAAGAACGCCAGGAAGCGGTGCCAGGCGACACCCATCGTCGGGTTCAGCGAGATGGTGATCAACCACGTCATCGAGATGCAGATCTTGATGAGCGCCATCCAGGTGGCGCCGTCCTCCCAGGCCGGGAGGATCGAGCCGACCGCGTGGCTGACCGGGGTCGCCCACAGCGGGTACTCGAAGTGGTCGCCGGCGACCTTGAAGCCCCGGATCAGGAAGCCGAAGATCAGCACGCCGACGATGACGGCCTCGACGAAGTACGCCTGCCACATGGTCGAGCCCAGGAACCGGCTCCGCTTCACCGCGCCCGGCTTGTTCCGCTGCCGTACGAAGATCAGGTAGAGGATGCCGATCGTGCCGAGGATCCCGAACCACTCGGTGACCAGGCCGAAGATCGTCCAGTGGCCGATGATCGGCAGGCCCATCGCCGGGGCCGCGACCTCGAAGTAGGCCTCCAGCACCAGCAGCGACAGGATCAGGAACGAGAACATCACGAACCAGTGGGCCGCGCCGATCGCGGACCACTTCAGCATCCTGGTGTGACCGACGGTCTCCACCAGCATGGTCTTGGTCCGGACCTTCGGCTCGGCGAACCGGGCCGGATCGGGCTGGCCCTGTCGGATCACCGCGG of the Actinoplanes sichuanensis genome contains:
- a CDS encoding hemolysin family protein yields the protein MDGLFLTAVLPLVAFALLTAGNAFFVAAEFGLVTVDRVEIDTRATAGDRQARRVQTALRELSFQLSGAQLGITLTALLTGYLAEPALSELFIPLVEPVAGDSTDTVTHVLALVVATLLSMLFGELVPKNAALARPMGIALRTAAPLRTFSIVFKWLIAALNGTANWLVRRLGIEPQEELASARSPEELGLLAAISASAGALPTETATLLRRTIRFGEKRAAKAMTPRVDVVGLKTTASVADLITVARETGHTRFPVYESTLDVVTGVVGVNDALGVPPERRAATRVSTLAREPVLVPESLNLDKVLEVLRTAGADLAIVVDEYGGTDGVVTIEDLIEELVGEIADEYDIDLAETGTQELTAPGGEKTFLVDGLLREDEVHEQTGFRLPEGPYETLAGFLLARLGHIPVAGESLEEHGWEFTVMEVDRHRIEQVRVVAPPEPSDD
- a CDS encoding (Fe-S)-binding protein; translation: MGYAQIVATVLAGAITVVAVYLAVRAVMTITAVIRQGQPDPARFAEPKVRTKTMLVETVGHTRMLKWSAIGAAHWFVMFSFLILSLLVLEAYFEVAAPAMGLPIIGHWTIFGLVTEWFGILGTIGILYLIFVRQRNKPGAVKRSRFLGSTMWQAYFVEAVIVGVLIFGFLIRGFKVAGDHFEYPLWATPVSHAVGSILPAWEDGATWMALIKICISMTWLITISLNPTMGVAWHRFLAFFNIYFKRSPEKPAGSGLGALKPMMSEGKPLDFEEADPEKDLFGVNQVEQFTWKGLLDFSTCTECGRCQSQCPAWNTAKPLSPKLLVLSLRDHAYAKAPYLLAGGGKDLMGEEKATEAQLAHMDVLALAEADRPLIGGVDENGVIDPDVLWSCTTCGACVEQCPVDIEHIDHIVDMRRYQVLIESSFPSEAGVMLRNLENKGNPWGAPQNTREDWTKGLDFEVPRVGEVEDFDYLFWVGCAGAFEDRAKKTTRAVATLLNEAGVKYAILGEGETCTGDPARRIGNEFIFQMLAQQNVETLTEAFEGQKSKKIVATCPHCFNTLGNEYEQLGLEVEVVHHTQLLAHLVKEGKLTPVQPIDGDVTYHDPCYLGRHNRVFDAPREVLGEAANLVEMPRNQERSFCCGAGGARMWMEERIGKRINVERTEEALATGAKTIAVGCPFCYTMIGDGVTGKGKQEEVEVVDVATVLLRSLKQEA